In the genome of Triticum urartu cultivar G1812 chromosome 5, Tu2.1, whole genome shotgun sequence, one region contains:
- the LOC125555691 gene encoding cyclin-D5-2-like encodes MPGMEEAEDYASCAFSLTCPEDGAELGDGVVDDGDLFLFYAGGGAADDEDGDNEYVEQLVSKEASFCSSSDSGDADCSSAASEDWFLQARLAAVKWILETRGCFGFGHRTAYLAIAYFDRFFLRRRVDRAAMPWAARLLSVACVSVAAKMEEYCAPALSELDAGGGYEFCSASVRRMELLVLSTLGWRMAAVTPFDYLPCFSSRLDRHDGRGGGGHDPARVALKSIGFIFATAEAGSVLDYRPSTVAAAAILAASYGALLTKEALESKMDNLSPSCPIEKEHVHACYSMMVGDLRNRKSNGKRSLPCSDSNEVATSTYDSVLVDDVADTAAFMAAVSEMNKRIRLEPPGIH; translated from the exons ATGCCGGGGATGGAGGAAGCAGAGGACTACGCGTCGTGCGCCTTCTCGCTCACTTGCCCCGAAGACGGCgccgagctcggggacggcgtCGTGGACGACGGCGACCTCTTCTTGTTCTacgccggcggcggcgccgccgACGATGAGGACGGCGACAATGAGTACGTGGAGCAGCTGGTCTCCAAGGAGGCCAGCTTCTGCTCCTCCTCTGACTCGGGCGACGCCGACTGCTCGTCGGCCGCCTCCGAGGACTGGTTCCTGCAGGCGCGCCTCGCCGCCGTCAAATGGATCCTTGAA ACGCGGGGCTGCTTCGGGTTCGGCCACCGCACGGCGTACCTGGCCATCGCCTACTTCGACCGCTTCTTCCTCCGGCGACGCGTCGAT AGGGCGGCCATGCCGTGGGCGGCGCGGCTCCTGTCCGTGGCCTGCGTCTCCGTGGCGGCCAAGATGGAGGAGTACTGCGCGCCGGCGCTGTCGGAGCTCGACGCCGGCGGCGGCTACGAGTTCTGCTCCGCCTCCGTCCGCCGGATGGAGCTGCTCGTCCTGTCCACGCTCGGCTGGCGCATGGCCGCCGTTACGCCCTTCGACTACCTCCCCTGCTTCTCCTCCCGTCTCGACCGGCACgacggccgcggcggcggcgggcatGACCCCGCCCGCGTCGCCCTCAAGTCCATCGGCTTCATCTTTGCCACAGCCGAAG CCGGCAGTGTGCTGGATTACAGGCCATCTACTGTGGCTGCAGCTGCAATCCTGGCTGCATCCTATGGAGCTCTACTGACCAAAGAAGCACTGGAGTCCAAGATGGACAATCTATCTCCATCATGCCCCATTGAGAAG GAGCATGTACATGCCTGCTACAGCATGATGGTTGGCGACTTGAGAAACAGAAAGAGCAATGGCAAGAGATCATTGCCATGTTCAGACTCCAATGAAGTTGCCACCAGTACATATGATTCTGTTCTTGTTGATGATGTTGCCGACACCGCCGCCTTCATGGCCGCGGTGTCGGAGATGAACAAGCGGATCAGACTGGAGCCGCCGGGAATCCATTGA